From a region of the Bacillus thermozeamaize genome:
- a CDS encoding stage III sporulation protein AC, which yields MSFDVSAIFQVAGIGLIMAMIHTILKQAGKEEYAFWAGIIGFVVVLLMVAKMISDLFQEIQRVFLFY from the coding sequence ATGTCCTTTGATGTGAGCGCCATCTTTCAGGTGGCGGGTATCGGTTTGATTATGGCGATGATTCATACCATTCTCAAACAGGCGGGAAAAGAGGAATACGCGTTCTGGGCAGGGATTATCGGATTTGTCGTGGTTTTGTTGATGGTCGCGAAAATGATCAGCGATCTGTTTCAGGAAATTCAGCGTGTATTTCTCTTTTATTAG
- a CDS encoding stage III sporulation protein AG, with translation MEQPSKPEKGKLSKIQWLWIIGGVGVALIILSSFFQVERHVPPSEGPDLPQASPVAVSEPKQSSVDEMERKYEEELKKMLEEVVGTGRVSVMVNLDSTEELVVEKNVQDRRQKTEEKDRQGATRQVEEDSVNRQVVVYRQDNEEKPLVLMQKRPKVRGVLIIAEGAENPQLKAWILEAVQRGLNVPPHRVAILPRKNAS, from the coding sequence ATGGAGCAACCGTCGAAACCGGAAAAAGGGAAACTGAGCAAAATCCAGTGGCTGTGGATTATCGGCGGGGTTGGTGTCGCCCTGATTATTTTGAGCTCTTTTTTCCAGGTGGAACGCCATGTCCCTCCGTCAGAAGGGCCGGATCTTCCGCAAGCGTCACCCGTCGCTGTTTCGGAACCCAAGCAGTCATCTGTTGATGAAATGGAGAGAAAGTATGAAGAAGAGTTGAAAAAGATGTTGGAGGAGGTGGTGGGAACGGGCCGGGTATCCGTAATGGTCAATTTGGATTCGACCGAAGAATTGGTCGTTGAAAAAAACGTTCAGGACAGGCGGCAAAAGACGGAAGAAAAGGATCGCCAGGGGGCGACCAGGCAGGTAGAGGAGGACAGCGTCAACCGGCAAGTGGTGGTTTATCGGCAGGACAATGAAGAAAAGCCGTTGGTATTGATGCAAAAGCGTCCCAAAGTCAGAGGTGTACTGATAATTGCCGAAGGGGCGGAAAACCCGCAGCTCAAAGCGTGGATTCTGGAAGCGGTCCAACGGGGATTGAACGTGCCCCCGCATCGGGTGGCGATTCTTCCGCGAAAAAACGCTTCTTGA
- a CDS encoding stage III sporulation protein AE, producing the protein MNPLKKARTWFLLAVFFMISPSVCAAATAGEPPTEPPVSESNEYLKQQLAALPTNDVEAFWQRLRQEYGGFLPILETPSLMEQFLPGGAGLNLQSVWQGLLAFFFQEIRQNAHLLGMIVVLTVFAMILGSIQSSFEHQTVSTVAYAIVFLSLIVLVINSFRVAMDLAAKTISTMVDLMLALVPLLLSLLLSLGNLASASIFHPLILFMVHVIGNLIATLVLPLIFLAGVMNVVSGFTGRYQVSQLADLLNKLSLGALGVLTTLFLSVISLQGLTASVADGVTLRTAKFIAGNFVPVVGKLFADAADTVVAASLLVKNAIGMAGVLTLLFICIFPAMKILILSLIYSFAGAVMQPLGESPVTTCLSLVGKSLILMFAAMAIVALMFFLAITVVIVAGNVTLMMR; encoded by the coding sequence ATGAATCCGTTAAAAAAAGCTCGAACCTGGTTCCTGCTGGCGGTATTCTTCATGATCAGCCCGAGCGTTTGCGCTGCCGCCACAGCCGGTGAACCGCCAACGGAGCCACCGGTGTCCGAGTCGAACGAGTATTTGAAGCAGCAATTGGCGGCGCTGCCGACTAACGACGTAGAAGCCTTCTGGCAACGGTTGCGGCAGGAATACGGGGGTTTTCTGCCGATTCTGGAGACGCCCAGCCTGATGGAACAATTTCTTCCTGGCGGAGCGGGATTAAATCTCCAATCGGTTTGGCAGGGATTGCTGGCCTTCTTTTTTCAAGAAATCCGCCAAAACGCCCATTTATTGGGAATGATTGTCGTCTTGACGGTATTTGCGATGATTCTCGGCTCGATCCAGTCCTCCTTTGAGCACCAGACCGTCAGTACCGTCGCTTACGCCATTGTCTTTCTCTCCCTCATCGTGCTGGTGATCAACAGCTTTCGGGTGGCGATGGATTTGGCCGCGAAAACCATTTCGACCATGGTGGATCTGATGCTGGCCCTGGTTCCTTTGCTGCTGTCGCTGCTTTTGTCACTCGGCAACCTGGCATCGGCAAGCATTTTCCACCCCCTCATCCTGTTTATGGTGCACGTGATTGGCAACCTGATTGCCACGCTTGTGTTGCCCCTGATCTTTCTGGCCGGGGTGATGAATGTGGTGAGCGGATTTACAGGCAGGTACCAGGTCAGCCAGCTGGCGGATTTGCTGAACAAGCTGAGCCTCGGCGCCCTTGGCGTGCTGACCACGTTGTTTCTGTCGGTGATTTCCTTGCAAGGGCTGACAGCCTCTGTCGCCGACGGCGTGACCTTGCGAACCGCAAAATTTATTGCCGGCAATTTCGTCCCGGTCGTCGGCAAATTGTTTGCAGACGCGGCAGACACGGTGGTGGCGGCGTCATTGCTGGTCAAAAATGCGATTGGGATGGCTGGCGTGCTGACGTTGCTCTTCATCTGCATTTTTCCGGCGATGAAAATCCTGATCCTTTCGCTGATTTACAGTTTTGCCGGTGCGGTGATGCAGCCGTTGGGAGAAAGTCCCGTCACCACCTGTTTGTCACTGGTCGGCAAAAGTCTCATTCTCATGTTTGCTGCCATGGCCATCGTCGCCCTGATGTTTTTTCTCGCAATCACCGTAGTGATTGTGGCGGGGAACGTGACGCTGATGATGAGGTAG
- a CDS encoding O-sialoglycoprotein endopeptidase has product MSVLGIDTSNYRTSICLMDENGRVLLDRRKLLQVKPGERGLQQSAAVFQHVQHLPELLEESGLPPGRLQAIAVSAAPRPVPGSYMPVFQVGLSYARWLARFLNVPCFLTTHQEGHLAAGVWSLGDTGQRLNQVSAFTAVHLSGGTSEILAVEPRPTGYKVEAIGGSTDLYAGQLIDRVGVALGLPFPAGPALEQLANNGEESGLRIPSAVKGTWFSFSGPETQALRWIATGAPPSAIARAVEVCVANTLEKALRNAFAAGYPKEVLWVGGVVANSWIRNRLKQRLEHPAVGARCYFSAPEYSGDNACGVALIGWKQLCVHQ; this is encoded by the coding sequence ATGTCTGTATTGGGAATTGATACCAGTAACTACCGCACCTCCATCTGCCTGATGGACGAAAACGGGCGTGTGCTTTTGGACCGGCGGAAGTTGCTACAGGTAAAGCCGGGAGAGCGTGGCTTGCAACAATCGGCTGCAGTTTTTCAGCATGTGCAACATCTTCCGGAGTTGCTTGAAGAATCCGGCCTTCCGCCGGGGCGCTTGCAGGCGATCGCTGTCAGCGCGGCACCGCGTCCTGTTCCCGGTTCGTACATGCCCGTCTTTCAAGTTGGACTGAGCTATGCCCGATGGTTGGCCCGCTTCCTGAATGTCCCCTGTTTTCTGACAACGCACCAGGAGGGGCATCTGGCGGCAGGCGTTTGGTCGCTGGGCGATACGGGACAAAGGTTGAACCAGGTTTCAGCTTTTACGGCGGTGCATTTGTCGGGGGGCACCAGTGAAATCTTGGCGGTCGAGCCGCGTCCAACCGGCTACAAGGTTGAGGCCATCGGCGGTTCGACAGATCTTTATGCCGGGCAGCTGATTGACCGGGTGGGTGTGGCATTGGGGCTCCCTTTTCCAGCCGGTCCTGCATTGGAACAACTGGCCAACAACGGAGAGGAAAGCGGATTGCGCATTCCTTCCGCCGTCAAGGGGACATGGTTCAGTTTTTCCGGTCCTGAAACGCAGGCGCTGCGCTGGATAGCAACGGGCGCGCCGCCTTCCGCGATCGCGCGCGCAGTGGAGGTTTGTGTGGCCAACACGCTGGAAAAGGCGCTTCGCAACGCTTTTGCGGCCGGCTATCCAAAAGAGGTGTTGTGGGTTGGCGGTGTGGTGGCGAACAGCTGGATTAGGAACCGGCTGAAACAGCGGCTTGAGCATCCGGCGGTCGGCGCCAGGTGTTATTTCAGTGCACCCGAGTACAGCGGCGACAACGCCTGCGGGGTTGCGCTGATCGGGTGGAAACAGCTATGCGTACATCAGTAA
- a CDS encoding exodeoxyribonuclease VII large subunit, whose amino-acid sequence MNLNQQTYTISELTRMIRERIDQDQRLQDIWIKGEISNFTHHRRGHMYFTLKDASSKIKAVMFASHNRSLAFQPEDGMNVLARGYVSVYERDGQYQFYVLEMQPDGVGSLFLAFEQLKKRLESEGLFSPARKKPLPPYPRVIGVITSLSGAAIRDILTTIQRRYPIVRVIIAPVEVQGSRAVPSIVHAIQMMNQQKEADVLIVGRGGGSIEELWAFNEEAVARAIYASEIPIISAVGHETDVTIADFVADVRAATPTAAAELAVPLYSELVERIGQLRARLKRVISARLQQEEARLKRICQYSVFRRPEGLLLRQEQRLDHLVDRLRFSLHSRLNASASALQALRHRMEKIHPGHRLNQEMERLRYLQYRLNKGMEATFEHRRHRLSLTLRHLDALSPLKVMQRGYALVRSEDGQLVLTTEQVALGDLVQVQLRDGQLDCQVYRIDNKQFPSVYDTEMGENGGEPGHERGKSERFGRTSF is encoded by the coding sequence ATGAATCTGAACCAGCAGACGTACACCATCAGTGAACTGACCCGCATGATCCGCGAGCGGATTGACCAGGATCAGCGACTGCAAGATATCTGGATCAAAGGGGAAATCTCCAATTTCACCCATCACCGGCGAGGGCACATGTATTTTACGCTGAAAGACGCTTCCAGCAAGATCAAGGCGGTCATGTTCGCCAGCCATAACCGCTCCCTGGCTTTCCAGCCGGAGGATGGAATGAATGTTCTGGCCAGGGGATATGTCAGTGTTTATGAACGGGACGGCCAATACCAGTTTTACGTGCTGGAAATGCAGCCGGATGGTGTTGGCAGCCTGTTTCTGGCCTTTGAGCAGTTGAAAAAACGCCTGGAATCGGAAGGCCTCTTTTCACCCGCGCGAAAAAAACCGTTGCCCCCGTATCCCCGCGTGATCGGCGTGATCACCTCCCTGTCGGGCGCGGCCATCCGGGACATTTTGACGACTATCCAGCGACGCTATCCAATCGTTCGCGTCATCATCGCTCCGGTGGAGGTGCAAGGTTCGCGTGCCGTCCCTTCCATTGTCCATGCGATTCAAATGATGAATCAGCAGAAGGAGGCAGATGTCTTAATCGTCGGCCGGGGAGGCGGTTCGATCGAGGAGCTTTGGGCGTTCAACGAAGAGGCCGTTGCCCGCGCCATTTATGCCTCGGAGATCCCGATCATTTCCGCAGTCGGTCACGAGACGGACGTGACCATTGCCGATTTTGTGGCCGATGTGCGGGCAGCCACGCCGACAGCAGCGGCTGAGCTGGCCGTCCCATTATACAGCGAACTGGTGGAACGGATCGGCCAGCTGAGGGCCCGGCTCAAGCGAGTGATCAGCGCCCGGTTGCAGCAGGAGGAGGCCCGGCTGAAGCGAATTTGCCAGTACAGCGTCTTCAGGCGGCCGGAAGGCCTCCTGTTGAGGCAGGAGCAACGATTGGATCATTTGGTCGATCGGCTTCGTTTTTCCCTGCATAGCCGCTTGAACGCATCCGCCTCCGCCCTGCAAGCCTTGCGGCATCGAATGGAAAAAATCCACCCGGGGCACCGCCTGAATCAAGAAATGGAGCGGCTCCGTTACCTTCAGTACCGGTTGAACAAAGGAATGGAAGCGACATTCGAACACAGGCGCCACCGGTTATCCCTGACCCTGCGCCATTTGGACGCCTTGAGCCCGCTCAAAGTGATGCAACGCGGGTATGCACTGGTCCGCTCCGAGGACGGACAGCTGGTTCTTACCACAGAACAAGTGGCGCTCGGCGATTTGGTTCAGGTCCAGTTGCGTGACGGACAACTGGATTGTCAGGTGTACCGCATTGATAACAAACAGTTTCCATCTGTTTATGACACAGAAATGGGAGAAAATGGAGGTGAGCCGGGCCATGAACGAGGCAAATCTGAACGATTTGGCAGAACTTCCTTTTGA
- a CDS encoding exodeoxyribonuclease VII small subunit — translation MNEANLNDLAELPFDEAIKRLEEVVEKLEQGEIPLEQSIQLFQEGMLLARLCSKKLEDVGRKIEVLVKENDEWRSRPYGEEESV, via the coding sequence ATGAACGAGGCAAATCTGAACGATTTGGCAGAACTTCCTTTTGACGAGGCGATCAAGCGGCTGGAAGAGGTTGTCGAAAAACTGGAACAGGGGGAAATTCCCCTGGAGCAGTCCATTCAGCTGTTCCAGGAAGGGATGTTGCTCGCCCGTTTGTGCAGCAAGAAGCTTGAGGATGTGGGACGAAAAATTGAAGTCCTTGTCAAGGAAAATGATGAATGGCGAAGCAGGCCGTATGGCGAGGAGGAATCTGTTTGA
- a CDS encoding acetyl-CoA carboxylase biotin carboxylase subunit encodes MFRKVLIANRGEIAVRIIRACRELGIQTVAVFSEADKEALHVRLADEAYCIGPAMARDSYLNFTNLMSVATLTGADAIHPGYGFLAENADFADICAACGITFIGPKPDAITKMGAKAVAKETMKAAGVPVLPGTDGVIQDLQEALDVAEEIGYPVIIKATAGGGGRGMRIARDPEELKKGVQTARMEAETAFGNPGVYIEKFLESPRHIEIQIMADQHGNVVYLGERDCSIQRRHQKLIEEAPSPAMTPELRKAMGEAAVKAAQAVDYVGAGTVEFLYQDGHFYFMEMNTRIQVEHPVTEWITGVDLVKEQILVAQGEPLSFSQEEVALEGWAIECRINAEDPGQNFRPSPGVIREYLPPGGIGVRVDSAVFPGYRIPPYYDSMIAKVITWGRTREEAIARMRRALEEFVIEGVETTIPFHLQVLNHPKFLAGDINTKFLELYPITVK; translated from the coding sequence ATGTTTCGCAAAGTATTGATTGCCAATCGAGGTGAAATTGCGGTTCGCATTATACGTGCTTGCCGTGAATTGGGTATTCAAACCGTGGCCGTTTTTTCCGAGGCCGACAAAGAGGCGCTCCACGTGCGTCTGGCGGATGAAGCTTATTGCATCGGGCCTGCCATGGCCAGAGACAGCTACCTGAACTTTACGAATCTGATGAGTGTGGCCACGCTGACCGGGGCAGACGCCATTCATCCGGGATATGGTTTTTTGGCGGAAAACGCGGATTTCGCCGATATTTGCGCAGCTTGCGGGATCACGTTTATCGGTCCGAAACCAGATGCGATCACGAAGATGGGCGCCAAAGCGGTGGCCAAGGAAACGATGAAGGCTGCCGGTGTTCCCGTTTTGCCTGGGACCGATGGCGTGATCCAGGATCTGCAAGAGGCGCTGGATGTCGCTGAGGAAATCGGTTATCCTGTGATCATCAAGGCAACCGCGGGGGGCGGCGGACGGGGGATGCGGATTGCCCGCGATCCCGAAGAGTTGAAAAAAGGCGTGCAAACCGCGCGCATGGAGGCAGAAACGGCCTTCGGCAATCCCGGGGTGTATATTGAAAAATTTTTGGAATCCCCTCGACACATTGAAATCCAGATCATGGCGGATCAGCATGGAAACGTCGTATACCTCGGAGAGCGGGACTGTTCCATTCAGCGCCGGCACCAAAAACTGATTGAAGAGGCGCCTTCGCCGGCCATGACGCCGGAGCTTCGAAAAGCGATGGGAGAGGCGGCGGTCAAGGCGGCGCAAGCCGTCGATTATGTCGGTGCGGGCACGGTTGAGTTTCTCTATCAGGACGGGCATTTTTATTTTATGGAGATGAACACCCGCATCCAGGTGGAACACCCCGTGACGGAGTGGATCACTGGCGTTGACCTGGTCAAGGAACAAATCCTGGTTGCCCAGGGTGAGCCGCTGTCTTTCTCACAAGAGGAGGTGGCGCTCGAGGGCTGGGCGATTGAATGCCGGATCAACGCGGAGGATCCCGGGCAAAATTTCCGTCCGTCACCCGGCGTGATTCGGGAATATCTTCCCCCTGGCGGCATCGGTGTGCGTGTGGACAGCGCGGTTTTCCCGGGTTACCGGATTCCTCCTTACTACGATTCCATGATCGCCAAGGTGATCACCTGGGGCAGAACGAGGGAAGAAGCCATTGCCAGGATGCGAAGGGCCCTGGAGGAATTTGTCATCGAGGGGGTAGAGACGACGATTCCCTTTCACCTGCAAGTGTTGAACCATCCCAAGTTCCTCGCAGGAGACATCAACACCAAGTTTTTGGAGCTGTATCCGATCACTGTAAAATAA
- a CDS encoding bifunctional 5,10-methylene-tetrahydrofolate dehydrogenase/5,10-methylene-tetrahydrofolate cyclohydrolase (catalyzes the formation of 5,10-methenyltetrahydrofolate from 5,10-methylenetetrahydrofolate and subsequent formation of 10-formyltetrahydrofolate from 5,10-methenyltetrahydrofolate) codes for MAAQVIDGKTIAKQIRDEVKQTVEHWRREQFVPGLAVVLVGDDPASATYVRNKEKACQEAGIYSEVHRLDASISEDELLRLVHTLNHRPDIHGILVQLPLPEHIRSERILDAVDPSKDVDGFHPVNAGKLLVGKPGIFPCTPLGVIELLKRQNVPIAGRHAVVVGRSNIVGKPAALLLLREHATVSVCHSRTPELSAITRQADILVCAVGQPELIRGEMIKPGACVIDVGINRTPDGKLVGDVCFSEAVHVAGQITPVPGGVGPMTIAMLLKNTLACAQLQRSSV; via the coding sequence ATGGCGGCACAAGTGATCGACGGCAAGACGATAGCCAAGCAAATCAGGGATGAGGTGAAACAAACGGTTGAACATTGGCGCCGGGAACAGTTCGTCCCCGGATTGGCGGTTGTTCTCGTCGGCGATGATCCCGCTTCCGCCACCTACGTCAGGAACAAGGAGAAAGCCTGTCAAGAGGCGGGTATCTACTCGGAAGTGCATCGCCTGGACGCCTCCATCAGCGAAGACGAGCTCTTGCGATTGGTTCATACCCTCAATCACAGGCCGGACATTCACGGCATTCTGGTCCAATTGCCGCTTCCGGAACATATCCGTTCGGAGCGGATCCTGGACGCTGTCGATCCGTCCAAAGATGTCGACGGTTTTCATCCCGTCAACGCGGGGAAATTGCTGGTCGGCAAACCAGGCATCTTTCCTTGCACTCCTCTCGGCGTGATCGAACTGCTCAAACGGCAGAATGTCCCCATTGCCGGCCGACATGCCGTCGTGGTGGGACGGAGCAACATCGTCGGCAAACCGGCGGCGTTGTTGTTGTTGCGTGAGCATGCCACAGTCTCTGTCTGCCATTCGCGAACTCCCGAACTGTCTGCGATCACGAGACAGGCAGATATTCTCGTCTGTGCGGTGGGACAGCCGGAGCTGATTCGGGGGGAGATGATCAAGCCGGGCGCTTGTGTGATTGATGTGGGGATCAATCGTACGCCGGACGGCAAACTGGTCGGCGATGTCTGTTTTTCCGAAGCGGTTCATGTTGCGGGCCAGATTACGCCTGTCCCGGGCGGCGTCGGTCCGATGACGATTGCCATGCTGTTGAAAAACACCCTGGCCTGCGCGCAGTTGCAGCGGTCATCGGTGTGA
- a CDS encoding transcription antitermination factor NusB produces the protein MPRRLAREKALQALYQIDLTGATPEKALEALFPDAKIPDEVDDFVVSLVYGTQQHQENLDQCIRPYLRGWTLERLSVIDRNILRMALFEMMHIGTPFSVVMDEAVELAKRFSTDEGRRFVNGVLSAVSRDMEKDSASPGDGGV, from the coding sequence ATTCCGAGGCGATTGGCACGGGAAAAAGCGCTGCAGGCTTTATATCAGATAGACTTGACGGGCGCCACGCCGGAAAAGGCCCTGGAGGCCCTCTTTCCGGACGCGAAAATACCTGATGAAGTGGACGATTTTGTCGTTTCGCTCGTTTATGGGACGCAGCAGCACCAGGAAAATCTGGATCAATGCATCCGGCCCTATCTTAGGGGGTGGACACTGGAACGATTGAGTGTGATTGATCGGAACATCTTGCGGATGGCCTTGTTTGAAATGATGCACATCGGGACGCCGTTTTCCGTCGTGATGGATGAAGCGGTGGAGCTGGCCAAACGTTTCAGTACCGACGAGGGCCGGCGTTTTGTCAACGGGGTTTTGTCGGCGGTGAGCCGGGACATGGAAAAGGATTCCGCGTCGCCTGGAGATGGTGGAGTCTGA
- a CDS encoding stage III sporulation protein AB, with protein sequence MKWMGMILILFSATALGFYYSRRFAERPQQLRHLQAAFEMLETDVLYRLERLSDSFYRIGSTIPKPIGPLFHIAAEELDRSDGLPTEQCWERALRRIWPETSLKEKEQEVLLQFGHSLGNSDRESQVKHIRALLRHLQVEEELAREEQLKYEKMSRTLGFLGGLFVVILLF encoded by the coding sequence ATGAAGTGGATGGGCATGATCCTGATTCTCTTTTCCGCAACGGCACTCGGTTTTTATTACTCCAGGCGTTTTGCCGAACGGCCCCAGCAGCTCCGCCATCTGCAGGCGGCGTTTGAAATGCTGGAGACCGATGTGCTTTACCGGTTGGAAAGGTTGTCCGATTCGTTTTACCGGATCGGGTCAACCATACCGAAGCCCATCGGGCCCCTGTTTCACATCGCTGCGGAAGAGTTGGACAGGTCGGACGGGCTGCCGACGGAGCAATGTTGGGAGCGGGCGTTACGGCGAATCTGGCCGGAAACCTCTTTGAAGGAGAAAGAACAGGAGGTATTGCTCCAGTTTGGACATTCGCTGGGAAATTCCGATCGGGAAAGCCAAGTCAAACACATTCGAGCCCTCCTCCGTCACCTGCAGGTGGAAGAGGAATTGGCGCGGGAAGAGCAACTGAAGTATGAAAAGATGAGCCGCACACTCGGGTTTTTAGGCGGACTGTTTGTTGTCATCCTGTTGTTCTAA
- a CDS encoding stage III sporulation protein AD translates to MDIIHIVGIGLMTTVLAVILREQKPQFAFLLVTIVGLFIFLFLLDKIVQIIDLVRQLAQRTELNNIFLETILKIIGIAYIAEFGAQIARDAGENGIGSKIELAGKVLILVMAIPIISIIVETVLKLLPI, encoded by the coding sequence GTGGACATCATTCACATTGTCGGAATCGGCTTGATGACCACCGTCTTGGCGGTAATACTCAGGGAACAAAAGCCGCAGTTCGCCTTTTTACTCGTGACCATTGTCGGTTTGTTCATTTTTCTGTTTCTGTTGGACAAGATTGTTCAGATTATTGATTTGGTCCGCCAGCTGGCGCAGCGGACGGAGTTAAACAACATTTTTCTGGAAACCATTTTGAAGATCATCGGGATTGCGTATATTGCCGAGTTCGGGGCGCAAATTGCCCGGGATGCCGGAGAGAATGGAATCGGGTCAAAAATCGAGTTGGCTGGAAAAGTCCTGATCCTTGTTATGGCGATACCGATTATATCCATCATTGTCGAGACGGTGCTGAAGCTGCTCCCGATATGA
- a CDS encoding acetyl-CoA carboxylase, biotin carboxyl carrier protein: MRLHELKDLIRVIDQSSIQEFELEQDGVRVVLKKAVSAAVAPVSRPEAVAVKEEAVLPQPVQKTAEPVAEQPKPEPKPAQPAVAENAEADANLHQIVSPMVGTFYRAPAPDAPPYVEVGDQVNEKTVVCIVEAMKLMNEIEAEVSGEIVAIHAENGQLVEYGQPLFTVKVK; encoded by the coding sequence ATGAGACTGCATGAGCTGAAGGATTTGATACGTGTCATTGACCAATCCTCTATACAGGAGTTCGAATTGGAACAGGACGGTGTCAGGGTTGTCTTGAAAAAGGCCGTCTCCGCGGCTGTGGCGCCGGTGAGCCGGCCGGAGGCCGTCGCCGTCAAGGAGGAGGCGGTATTGCCCCAGCCCGTGCAAAAAACCGCCGAACCGGTCGCCGAGCAGCCTAAACCAGAGCCTAAACCGGCTCAACCGGCGGTGGCAGAGAACGCCGAAGCGGACGCCAATTTGCATCAGATTGTCTCGCCGATGGTCGGGACGTTCTACCGCGCGCCTGCGCCAGATGCGCCTCCTTATGTCGAAGTGGGCGATCAAGTGAATGAAAAAACCGTTGTGTGTATCGTCGAAGCCATGAAACTGATGAATGAAATCGAGGCTGAAGTGTCGGGTGAGATTGTCGCGATTCATGCTGAGAATGGTCAACTGGTGGAATATGGCCAGCCCTTGTTCACGGTGAAAGTGAAATAG